In a genomic window of Phragmites australis chromosome 14, lpPhrAust1.1, whole genome shotgun sequence:
- the LOC133890906 gene encoding protein TIFY 10b-like, with protein MAASARPGERATSFAVACSLLSRFVRQNGAAAAELGLGIKGEAEPQRAPATMSMLPGADGEEAERRKETVELELFPQSAGFGVQEAAAASDASREQEKKEKPQQLTIFYDGKVLVFNHFPADKAKDLMQLASKGSPVVQNVGLPQSSSPTTVTDNAKVHQVVPAPVSSLPGAQADAQKPARPNASDMPIARKASLHRFLEKRKDRLNAKTPYQTSPSDATPVKKEPESQPWLGLGPNAVRSNMS; from the exons ATGGCGGCGTCCGCGAGGCCCGGGGAGAGGGCGACCAGCTTCGCCGTGGCATGCAGCCTCCTCAGCCGCTTCGTCCGCCAGAacggcgccgccgcggccgagcTCGGCCTCGGGATCAAAG GTGAAGCCGAGCCGCAGAGGGCGCCGGCGACGATGAGCATGCTGCCCGGAGCGGACGGCGAGGaggcggagaggaggaaggagactGTGGAGTTGGAGCTGTTCCCGCAGAGTGCCGGGTTCGGCGTGCaggaggctgctgctgcttctgatgcttcTAG GgagcaagaaaagaaagagaagcctCAGCAGCTCACCATCTTCTATGACGGGAAGGTGCTCGTGTTCAACCACTTCCCAGCCGACAAGGCAAAGGACCTGATGCAGCTGGCCAGCAAGGGCAGCCCTGTGGTTCAGAACGTTGGTTTGCCTCAATCCTCTTCACCCACAACCGTCACCGACAACGCGAAGGTCCATCAGGTCGTGCCGGCCCCGGTCAGCAGCTTGCCTGGTGCTCAGGCTGATGCTCAGAAGCCTGCTCGCCCAAACGCTTCTG ATATGCCTATTGCTAGGAAGGCATCACTTCACCGGTTCCTCGAGAAGAGAAAGGATCG TCTCAATGCAAAGACACCATATCAAACTTCTCCTTCCGACGCAACACCAGTCAAGAAGGAACCTGAGAGCCAGCCATGGCTTGGACTAGGACCGAATGCCGTGAGGTCCAACATGAGCTAG